Proteins encoded together in one Lutra lutra chromosome 4, mLutLut1.2, whole genome shotgun sequence window:
- the MYBPHL gene encoding myosin-binding protein H-like translates to MEAVTALEVPSGSTLKVKETHTADAEGPPASSRQESSSPIPQLLPRIEEHPKIWLPRTLRQTYIQKVGDTVNLLIPFQGKPKPRATWTHDGCALDTSRVSVRNGEQDSILFIREAQRADSGRYQLSVQLGELEATATIDILVIERPGPPQSIKLVDVWGSNATLEWTPPQDTGNTALLGYTLQKADTKSGLWFTVLERYHRTSFTVSNLIVGNSYTFRVFAENQCGLSETAPITADLAHIQKAATVCKIEGFVQRDFSEAPKFTQPLADCTTVTGYDTQLFCSVRASPKPKIIWLKNKMDIQGNPKYRALSHLGICSLEIRKPGPFDGGIYTCKAVNPLGEASVDCRVDVKAPH, encoded by the exons ATGGAGGCAGTCACAGCTCTGGAGGTGCCCTCGGGATCCACACTGAAGGTGAAAGAAACGCACACCGCTGATGCTGAAGGACCCCCTGCTTCATCTCGACAAGAGTCCAGCAGCCCCATTCCCCAGCTTCTGCCCCGTATAGAAG AGCACCCCAAGATCTGGCTACCTCGGACCCTGAGGCAGACCTATATCCAGAAGGTCGGAGACACTGTGAACCTACTAATCCCATTCCAG GGCAAACCCAAACCTCGAGCCACCTGGACACATGATGGCTGTGCCTTGGATACCAGCCGTGTGAGTGTGAGGAATGGGGAGCAGGACTCCATCCTCTTCATCCGAGAAGCCCAACGTGCTGACTCGGGTCGCTACCAGCTCAGTGTACAGCTGGGAGAGCTGGAGGCCACTGCCACCATTGACATCCTGGTGATCG AGAGGCCAGGCCCTCCTCAGAGTATCAAGTTGGTGGACGTTTGGGGCTCCAATGCTACTCTGGAGTGGACACCTCCCCAAGACACGGGCAACACGGCACTCCTGGGATACACCTTGCAGAAGGCTGACACAAAATCCGGG CTGTGGTTCACGGTGCTGGAGCGTTATCACCGCACCAGCTTCACAGTCTCCAACCTCATCGTGGGCAACTCCTACACCTTTCGAGTCTTTGCTGAGAACCAGTGTGGGCTCAGTGAGACAGCCCCCATCACAGCCGACCTTGCCCACATCCAGAAAGCAG CAACTGTCTGCAAGATCGAGGGATTTGTGCAGCGAGATTTCTCTGAAGCCCCGAAGTTCACCCAGCCTTTGGCAGACTGCACCACAGTCACCGGCTATGACACCCAGCTCTTCTGCTCTGTCCGCGCCTCTCCCAAG CCAAAGATCATCTGGCTGAAGAACAAGATGGATATCCAAGGCAACCCCAAGTACAGAGCTCTCAGTCACCTGGGAATCTGTTCTTTAGAAATCCGCAAGCCTGGTCCCTTTGACGGGGGCATCTACACCTGCAAGGCGGTTAACCCCCTGGGGGAGGCGTCTGTGG